In the genome of Geotrypetes seraphini chromosome 16, aGeoSer1.1, whole genome shotgun sequence, one region contains:
- the LOC117349754 gene encoding olfactory receptor 1F12-like, translating into MEHEHREIGNHSIVTEFLILGFSEFPELQFPLFVLFMFLFLMAVLGNLLVICIVCADRHLHIPMYFFLANLSFLDITSVTNTVPKLLAILLVQTMTVPFNECILQMSCYSACTEAEFLLLTAMAYDRYVAICNPLRYLIIMNKKVCALLAAASWITALLETLPHAIIISQFSFCDSNVINHFFCDLTAVVKLSCTDASIVDTLTFAMSVLSVFLPFFLTLTSYVFIIITILKIRSREGKSKAFSTCSSHLTVIMLLYGTLTGVYVQPISGVSTKNKLPTAIYVVTLPLLNPLIYSLRSKELNVALKKAISRKSAI; encoded by the coding sequence ATGGAGCATGAACACAGGGAAATAGGAAATCACAGCATTGTGACAGAATTCCTGATTCTCGGCTTCTCAGAATTCCCGGAGCTTCAGTTCCCTCTCTTTGTTCTCTTCATGTTCCTCTTCCTAATGGCCGTGCTGGGGAACCTCCTTGTTATCTGCATAGTGTGTGCTGATCGACACCTGCACATTCCCATGTATTTCTTCCTGGCCAACTTGTCTTTCCTAGACATCACTTCTGTGACGAATACTGTGCCAAAATTATTGGCAATCCTCCTAGTACAAACAATGACCGTGCCTTTCAATGAATGTATTCTACAAATGTCTTGTTACTCAGCTTGTACCGAGGCAgaatttctgcttctcactgccatGGCGTATGATCGTTATGTTGCGATATGCAATCCCTTGCGTTACCTCATCATCATGAATAAGAAGGTCTGTGCTCTTCTGGCAGCTGCTTCCTGGATAACTGCTCTTCTAGAGACACTGCCACATGCCATCATTATCTCCCAGTTTTCTTTCTGTGACTCCAATGTCATCAATCACTTCTTCTGCGACCTCACTGCAGTAGTGAAGCTTTCCTGCACAGACGCTTCCATTGTTGACACTTTGACTTTTGCGATGTCGGTGCTCTCAGTCTTCCTTCCGTTTTTCCTAACTCTGACATCCTACGTGTTTATCATCATCACCATCCTGAAAATCCGTTCCCGAGAGGGGAAAAGCAAGGCCTTCTCCACCTGTTCCTCCCACCTGACTGTCATCATGCTCTTATATGGGACACTGACAGGGGTTTATGTGCAACCCATTTCAGGGGTCTCCACAAAAAACAAGCTGCCCACTGCAATATATGTAGTGACACTCCCACTGCTGAACCCACTTATTTATAGCTTGAGAAGTAAAGAGttaaatgtggccctgaaaaaaGCCATCAGCAGGAAGTCTGCCATATGA